Within Candidatus Hydrogenedentota bacterium, the genomic segment TTCACACTCTCCGCTGCCATTCCCGGAAACACCGCCGCCGAGATTGTGCTTCCGGTGCCGGACGGCGGTACAATCACCGTGGATGGAGGCGGGACGGAACCGCCCGCGCGGCGCGGCGGGGAGGGGGAGGCGCGCTTGACGGTGGGTTCCGGAAACTGGGTCTTCACCTGGAAGGCCCCCGGGGCCTGACGAGGGCACACAGCGTCCCGGGCACCGCCTGCGGGGCAAGGGACAGAAAAGGAGCGAGTGATGGACGGTGTCATGGTCATGGTCATGGCGTATCTGCCGAAGGTCGGCCTGGCGATCGCCGTTGCGGCCGCATTCTGGTTCGGCGGCAAAATTGCGGAGGCCGTGATCCGGCGCGCCGCGGAAAAGGACCCCCAGCGGCGGGACATCCTCCTGCTCCTGGGCCGCTCGGTGGCCGTCGGCCTGTCCGGGTTCGGCGTGGTGTGCGGCCTGGGCACCCTCGGGGTGGACGTCACCGCCGTCATCGCGGGCCTGGGCCTGACAGGCTTCGCCCTCGGCTTCGCGCTCAAGGACATGCTGTCCAGCGCCCTGGCGGGGGTGATGCTCCTCCTCAGCCGCCCCTTTGTTTCCGGGGACCGCATCCTGGTGACGGGGTTCGAGGGGGTTGTCCAGGGCGTGGACCTGCGCTACGTCACCCTGGCGGACGGCGACAAGAAGTACCTGGTCCCCAATTCGGCGGTCGTCGCCAACGCGGTCACGGTGCTGCCCAAGGACGCGCCCGCGGCGCAGGAGTAGGCGTCACCGGGTTTCCGACAGAAACTCCTGGAACTCCGGGTGCGCGTCGAGGATTGCCCCGGCGGCGCGGCGGAGCGTGTCCACCTGTTCCCGCTTCAGCTTGAAGGCCGTCGGGATGTCGTTCAGCGATTTCCTCTCCGCCTCGTCGGGCACCCGGTCGAAGTCCACCTCGATGAAATGGTGGTCCACCTCCGGGCCGGCGAGTTCGGGGAAGTTCGCCGCCACCGCCTCCGCGCCGTAGAGTTCCGTGAGCCGCCGCTTGAAGCGCTGCTGCTCCTCCTGCTGGCGCACATACGACCGCATCATGACCAGTTCGGAGTCCGTCAAGTTGGAGAGGGGGGCCGAGGTGGCCACGCCCAGCACCTGGAACAGGCCGAGCACCTTGCCCTTGGGGTCCAGGGGCGGCTTCTTCTCCCGCTTTGCGTTGACCGTGATCACCACCATCTTCCGCACCGCCGCGTTCCTGAAGTCGGCCCCGAAGTTGTCGCCCGGAAAAGTGCCGTGGAGGAGCTGGAGCACCGGCAGCAGGCCGAGATTGTCCGACACCCCGCCGTCGCACAGGTAGACCCAGGGCCGGTCCTCCCCGAGGTAGCTCTCCGCCTGGAGCGCCGCCCGGTGCCGGGGATGCCCGGCGCGCTCCCGCGCCAGCTCGTCGCCGATCCACGCGGGCTTCACAAAACCGTCTCCCTTGGGATAATTGCGCAGCGTCACCGGCGTGAGCAGCCCCGGGAACGCTGCCGACGCCGCCACCGCGTGGCCCACGGGGTACGCGCCCAGGTCGGAGTAGAGCAGGTCGAACTGCCGCTGCGTGAAGTCGAAGCGCGTGCCCAGCTCCGTGTCCGTCGCGTTCAGCACGATGAACGGCCGCTCGTTCCGCGCCTGCAGGTCTGCGAAGGTCTTTTCCCTGAAGATGCGGCGGCTGAAGTCGTCCGCCAGCATGTCCGTGCGCCCGTAGAAGGGCGACGCCAGTTTCGGCCAGTTCAGCGGCGAAAGCACCCGGAGGATCAGGCCGTCCTGGATGCTGTGGTAGAGGACCTTCTCCGGGAAGTCCGCGAAGATCTCGTCGCCGAACAGCCCGTAGTACGCCGCCGGAAGGCTGCCCCCCGACACCGACGAAATGATGTCCACCTCGTCCAGCAGGCGGCGCTCCTGTCCCTCCCAGACGATTTTTGTGTCGCGCAGTTTCTCCAGCACGCCGTAGGAGAGGGCTGCGGCCCGCGTGCCCCCGCCCGAAAAGGTCAGCACCACCAGCAGGCTGTCCGAGTTCCCCTTCCCGCACGGCGTGTTCCGGTAACGGTAGCCGTAGTCCCGGTCAAAACGCGCCAGCGGCTCGTTCCGCAGCGGGATCGTGTTGCACCCCGCCAGAAACAGCAGCGCCCCCGTGAACGCCCACAGCCTCACCCGTTTGCCCGGCATGTCGCCTCCTGTGAAAGTCGCTGAAAACAACGCCCGAACGCCGAGTATAGCAGAGCGGTTTCGGTGGACGTGGTGGCCCATGTGGACAGGGTGGACATGAAAGGGGAGGAGGGGCCCGGGAAACCCGCTTCAAATGGACACACAAGACCGCAAGGGGTTCCGCCTCAACGCTTCAGCGGGAAAGGCTTTGATGGGGCGGCGCAACACGGCCCGCGGCGCAATTCTTGCATCTGTGCGCCGATCGTGCAACACTAACGGCAAGGGACCGCGTGTCGCTGAAGACTGTGCGCGGTCCCCATCAGCATTGGGTGGAACCGTGACGCAAGCAAATCTCCGAAGAGGCAAGGCCCTCGCGCTGCAGGAGCGCGTCAAGGAGCTGACCTGCCTCTTGCGGTTGGCCGAGATTGCGGGAACGCCGGGAATTTCCCTGGACAACGTTCTTAAGCGGATGGTGGCGGCGCTGATACCCGCCTGGCAGTATCCGGAGATTGCCTCGGCCAGAATCGTGCTGGATGGCCGCAGTCATGCGGGGCCCCGGTTCCGCGAAGCCCCGCACACCCAGCGCGCGGACGTTGTTGTGCGGGGGATGAACCGCGGGTTCGTCGAAGTGGTCTATCTTGAGGAGCGGCCGGAATCCGACGAGGGGCCGTTTCTGCGGGAGGAGCGCAGCCTGCTCAACGCCATCGCCCAGCAGGTGGCGCTCGTGATTGAACGAAAGCAGGCTGAACTGGACAGGGCGTATCTGGAGAACCAGC encodes:
- a CDS encoding patatin-like phospholipase family protein, which encodes MPGKRVRLWAFTGALLFLAGCNTIPLRNEPLARFDRDYGYRYRNTPCGKGNSDSLLVVLTFSGGGTRAAALSYGVLEKLRDTKIVWEGQERRLLDEVDIISSVSGGSLPAAYYGLFGDEIFADFPEKVLYHSIQDGLILRVLSPLNWPKLASPFYGRTDMLADDFSRRIFREKTFADLQARNERPFIVLNATDTELGTRFDFTQRQFDLLYSDLGAYPVGHAVAASAAFPGLLTPVTLRNYPKGDGFVKPAWIGDELARERAGHPRHRAALQAESYLGEDRPWVYLCDGGVSDNLGLLPVLQLLHGTFPGDNFGADFRNAAVRKMVVITVNAKREKKPPLDPKGKVLGLFQVLGVATSAPLSNLTDSELVMMRSYVRQQEEQQRFKRRLTELYGAEAVAANFPELAGPEVDHHFIEVDFDRVPDEAERKSLNDIPTAFKLKREQVDTLRRAAGAILDAHPEFQEFLSETR
- a CDS encoding mechanosensitive ion channel, encoding MDGVMVMVMAYLPKVGLAIAVAAAFWFGGKIAEAVIRRAAEKDPQRRDILLLLGRSVAVGLSGFGVVCGLGTLGVDVTAVIAGLGLTGFALGFALKDMLSSALAGVMLLLSRPFVSGDRILVTGFEGVVQGVDLRYVTLADGDKKYLVPNSAVVANAVTVLPKDAPAAQE